A section of the Ovis canadensis isolate MfBH-ARS-UI-01 breed Bighorn chromosome 1, ARS-UI_OviCan_v2, whole genome shotgun sequence genome encodes:
- the GMNC gene encoding geminin coiled-coil domain-containing protein 1, protein MNTVLPCQDQYFVGGQSYNCPYSTTTSESSVDVSTETWVSFWAAGFLDNREPQQAPQAQEPSGDSNFPVPNLCSWEEAQLSSQLYRNKQLQDTLVQKEEELARLHEENNHLKQYLNSALVKCLEEKAKKLLSSDEFSKACRKFRKGKRKPKEQRYFPPEIPHHKNAKRSLASEFANCGQNGPPVDPWVLQTLGLKDLNTIDDTSSANYSALSSHARQTTSTFPQFLDEAIEYPNVPGEDLPVDYGGDRTTPLQGTASHSEDFHFLSQLSNPPEGLQTLPYYTSDVSPNKTEMAFSTSLSPHCNVKTHSFHQGQAFVRRDEEGGWKFTWVPKQS, encoded by the exons ATG AACACCGTTCTGCCTTGCCAAGACCAGTACTTTGTAGGAGGTCAGAGCTATAATTGTCCGTATTCCACTACAACGTCAGAATCTAGTGTTGACGTTTCCACGGAGACTTGGGTCTCTTTCTGGGCTGCTGGTTTCCTGGACAACAGAGAGCCCCAACAGGCACCACAGGCACAGG AACCATCAGGTGACTCGAATTTCCCTGTTCCTAATTTGTGTTCATGGGAAGAGGCTCAGCTTTCCTCTCAGCTCTACAGGAATAAGCAG CTCCAAGATACTCTGGTACAGAAGGAAGAAGAACTTGCTAGGTTACATGAAGAGAATAATCATCTCAAACAATATCTGAATTCTGCTCTAGTTAAATGTCTTGAGGAAAAAGCGAAG AAATTGCTGTCATCAGATGAGTTCTCCAAAGCATGTAGAAAATTCAGAAAGGGGAAGAGGAAACCCAAAGAGCAAAGATATTTTCCTCCTGAGATTCCCCATCATAAAAATGCCAAGAGAAGCCTTGCTAGTGAATTTGCTAACTGTGGACAAAATGGACCCCCTGTGGATCCCTGGGTTCTTCAGACACTGGGGTTAAAAGACCTCAACACCATTGATGACACCTCATCAGCTAACTACAGTGCCCTCTCGTCTCATGCCAGACAGACCACTAGCACATTTCCCCAGTTTCTGGATGAGGCAATTGAATATCCCAATGTCCCTGGGGAAGATCTGCCAGTTGACTATGGAGGCGATAGAACTACTCCCTTGCAAGGCACTGCCAGCCACAGTGAAgattttcacttcctttctcaGCTTTCAAATCCTCCAGAAGGACTACAAACTCTTCCTTACTATACTTCTGATGTGTCACCCAATAAGACAGAGATGGCCTTTTCCACATCCTTGAGCCCTCACTGTAATGTGAAGACTCACTCCTTCCACCAGGGACAAGCCTTTGTTcgtcgagatgaggagggaggcTGGAAGTTTACCTGGGTCCCTAAGCAGTCTTAG